From bacterium, one genomic window encodes:
- a CDS encoding glucosidase, with protein MDPESERLELFINGHHPWKNWGPYLSERQWGTVREDYSPNGTCWDYFPHDHARSRAYRWGEDGLLGFSDSKGLVCFAPALWNGKDPILKERLFGLTGDEGNHGEDVKENYYYLSAAPSHAYMKALYKYPQAEFPYDRLLEENRRRGKNDPEFELMDTGLFDGNRYFDLFVEYAKAAPDDILIRLTVVNRGPEAADLALLPTLWLRNTWGWGRDSEGYWPRTPIQKTPQGMALEHPSLGPWVLQAEGSPEMLFTENETNFEKLFHTANASPHVKDAFHRYVIEGKKDAVHPSQGTKGAFLYRLQVPAGGQQVVRLRFSPQAQAAPFGAGFDKVFETRAAELKSFLDLKLPPALRLAERQVAEQAYAGLLWSKQYYFYQVKQWLEGDPNQPPVDPGRRRGRNRDWDHFGAEDVFSMPDNWEYPWFAAWDLAFHTVVMARIDPFFAKHQLILLLREWYMHPNGQLPAYEFAFSDVNPPLHAWAAWRVYKVTAPKGHRDRIFLSRVFQKLLLNFTWWVNRKDEEGNNLFSGGFLGLDNIGVFDRGQLKPGATLEQADGTAWMAFYCGTLLSMALELSLEDPATEDMATKFFEHFLSIVQAINSLGGTGLWDEADGFYYDQLHDQGDCIPLKVRSVVGLIPLIAVEILKEEELENLPEFHKRMKWFLHHRPEEAQAILRRDAGQVGKGCYLLSVASKEKLVRVLKYVLDENEFLSPYGIRALSKFHRDHPFKLRLDGQENQVDYEPAESRTWLFGGNSNWRGPVWMPINFLLVEALERYHHFYGDEVKVECPTGSGKWMDLGEVADFLSKRIAALFLPDAEGNRPCHGGDPRYAQDPAWKDYALFYEYFHGDNGKGLGASHQTGWTALVAKLME; from the coding sequence TTGGATCCCGAATCCGAGCGGCTCGAACTCTTCATCAACGGCCATCACCCCTGGAAGAACTGGGGTCCCTACCTCTCCGAACGCCAATGGGGGACCGTGCGCGAGGACTATTCGCCCAACGGCACCTGCTGGGACTATTTCCCCCACGACCATGCCCGTAGCCGCGCCTATCGCTGGGGCGAGGACGGCCTGCTGGGTTTCTCCGACAGCAAGGGCCTGGTCTGCTTCGCTCCCGCCCTCTGGAACGGGAAGGACCCCATCCTCAAGGAACGGCTCTTCGGCCTGACGGGGGACGAGGGCAACCACGGGGAGGACGTGAAGGAGAACTACTACTACCTTTCCGCCGCCCCCAGCCACGCCTATATGAAAGCCCTCTATAAATATCCCCAGGCCGAGTTCCCCTATGACCGTCTGTTGGAGGAGAACCGCCGCCGGGGGAAGAACGACCCCGAGTTCGAACTGATGGACACGGGCCTCTTCGACGGGAACCGCTATTTCGACCTCTTCGTGGAATACGCCAAGGCCGCCCCGGACGACATCCTCATCCGCCTGACGGTGGTGAACCGGGGGCCGGAAGCGGCGGACCTCGCGCTCCTTCCCACCCTTTGGCTGCGCAACACCTGGGGATGGGGCCGGGACAGCGAGGGTTATTGGCCCCGGACCCCGATCCAAAAGACCCCACAGGGGATGGCCCTGGAGCATCCGTCCCTAGGCCCCTGGGTCCTCCAGGCGGAGGGTTCCCCTGAGATGCTCTTCACCGAGAACGAGACCAATTTTGAGAAGCTCTTCCACACGGCCAACGCATCCCCCCATGTAAAGGACGCCTTCCACCGTTACGTGATCGAAGGGAAAAAGGACGCGGTCCATCCTTCCCAGGGCACCAAGGGGGCCTTCCTCTACCGGCTCCAAGTTCCGGCGGGCGGGCAACAGGTGGTGCGGCTGCGTTTTTCACCCCAAGCCCAGGCCGCGCCCTTCGGGGCGGGGTTCGACAAGGTCTTCGAGACGAGGGCCGCGGAACTTAAAAGCTTCCTCGACCTGAAACTGCCTCCCGCCCTCCGGCTGGCGGAACGACAGGTGGCCGAGCAGGCCTATGCCGGGCTTCTTTGGTCCAAGCAGTACTACTTCTACCAGGTGAAGCAATGGCTGGAGGGCGACCCGAACCAGCCGCCGGTGGACCCGGGCCGCCGCCGGGGCCGTAACCGGGATTGGGACCATTTCGGTGCCGAGGACGTCTTCTCCATGCCCGACAACTGGGAATATCCCTGGTTCGCGGCCTGGGACCTGGCCTTCCACACGGTGGTGATGGCGCGGATCGATCCCTTTTTCGCCAAGCACCAGCTGATCCTGCTGCTGCGCGAATGGTACATGCATCCCAACGGCCAGCTCCCGGCCTATGAGTTCGCCTTTTCCGATGTGAACCCGCCCCTGCACGCCTGGGCCGCCTGGCGGGTCTATAAGGTCACCGCTCCCAAGGGCCACCGGGACCGGATCTTCCTTTCCCGGGTCTTCCAGAAGCTCCTGCTCAATTTCACCTGGTGGGTCAACCGCAAGGACGAAGAAGGGAACAACCTTTTCTCGGGAGGGTTCCTGGGACTGGACAACATCGGGGTCTTCGACCGAGGGCAGTTGAAGCCGGGCGCCACCCTGGAACAGGCCGATGGGACGGCCTGGATGGCCTTCTATTGCGGCACGCTCCTTTCCATGGCCCTGGAACTTTCCCTGGAGGATCCCGCCACCGAGGACATGGCCACCAAGTTCTTCGAGCACTTCCTCTCCATCGTCCAGGCCATCAATAGCCTGGGCGGCACCGGCCTTTGGGACGAGGCGGATGGCTTTTATTACGACCAATTGCACGACCAGGGCGACTGCATCCCCCTGAAGGTCCGCTCGGTGGTGGGCCTCATCCCCTTGATCGCGGTGGAGATCCTCAAAGAAGAGGAACTGGAGAACCTGCCCGAGTTCCACAAACGCATGAAGTGGTTCCTGCACCATCGCCCCGAGGAGGCCCAAGCCATCCTGCGGCGGGACGCGGGGCAGGTGGGGAAGGGCTGTTACCTGTTGTCGGTGGCCTCCAAGGAAAAGCTGGTGCGGGTGCTCAAGTACGTGCTGGACGAGAACGAGTTCCTTTCGCCCTACGGCATCCGGGCCCTGTCCAAGTTCCACCGGGACCACCCCTTCAAACTGCGGCTCGACGGGCAGGAGAACCAGGTCGATTACGAGCCGGCCGAATCCCGCACCTGGCTCTTCGGGGGCAACTCCAACTGGCGGGGGCCCGTCTGGATGCCCATCAACTTCCTCCTGGTGGAGGCCCTGGAGCGCTACCACCATTTCTACGGCGATGAAGTGAAGGTGGAATGTCCCACCGGATCGGGGAAATGGATGGACCTGGGCGAGGTGGCGGACTTCCTGTCGAAGCGGATCGCCGCCCTTTTCCTGCCCGATGCCGAAGGGAACAGGCCCTGCCACGGGGGCGACCCGCGTTACGCCCAGGACCCCGCCTGGAAGGATTACGCCCTCTTCTACGAATATTTCCATGGCGACAACGGCAAGGGCCTGGGCGCCAGCCACCAGACGGGTTGGACCGCCCTGGTCGCCAAATTGATGGAGTGA
- a CDS encoding FecR domain-containing protein yields the protein MKRPLFLILFFFLSGLPGLRAQDDGVRFRTILSKGNVTAYRDENDETARLYTNQMVDDGDKLTTGKDSEAVLRMKGWATLYLAPRSRIQFEKLRNGDKGPQCWIRLITGRMVCQLDRPFPGAFEIHAGSVRSHEHGTLFEAIRKGESLELVSYEGSLVADYHGKSKLAKDREVIRMDKGKFRSRSYHLDRHKLADLKAFQDLLERIQDLTPVPGTSRP from the coding sequence TTGAAACGTCCGTTGTTCCTCATCCTATTCTTCTTCCTTTCCGGTCTCCCGGGCCTCCGGGCCCAGGACGACGGGGTGCGCTTCCGCACCATCCTGTCCAAGGGCAATGTCACGGCCTATCGCGACGAGAACGACGAGACCGCCCGGCTCTACACCAACCAGATGGTCGATGACGGGGACAAGCTCACCACCGGGAAGGACTCGGAAGCGGTCCTTCGCATGAAGGGTTGGGCCACCCTTTACCTGGCTCCCCGTAGCCGGATCCAGTTCGAGAAGCTGCGCAATGGGGACAAGGGGCCCCAATGCTGGATACGCCTCATCACGGGCCGGATGGTCTGCCAGTTGGACAGGCCCTTTCCGGGCGCCTTCGAGATCCACGCCGGAAGCGTCCGGTCCCATGAACACGGGACCCTTTTCGAGGCCATCCGCAAGGGGGAGAGCCTGGAACTGGTCTCCTACGAGGGTTCGCTGGTGGCCGATTACCATGGGAAGAGCAAGCTGGCCAAGGACCGCGAGGTCATCCGTATGGACAAAGGCAAGTTCCGCAGCCGCAGTTACCACCTGGACCGCCATAAACTGGCGGACTTGAAGGCCTTCCAGGACCTTTTAGAGAGGATCCAGGACCTCACCCCCGTGCCAGGCACCTCCCGGCCTTGA